GTCACTTAGTTAGGGAAGTTGATGTTAGGCTATCCATTCGAGGAGGAGGAGAATTTGGGAGAGGACCCAGGACTCGTAGATGTGAGGTAACGTCACCCAATAATTTCATTCTATGTAATATTGGATGtgaattatttaaaatataattatgatttACAACAAAACCACATGTCTGAAGCCACTTAATAGGGCAAGGCTTGCTTTGGTAATATGGATTTGCAACATTATGCATAGTATAGTGGTAGAAATAGAATATTTTAACTTTGGAATCATCACATGTTGTGGTGATGATGTGTTGAGTACACAATaagtagaagaaaaataaaaaatcagtcACTTGAAGATCTCTCTTGTGCATATAAGCATGTGTTTTCAGTTCAATTCATTGATTCATGTTTCCATTATTCTTTGGTTTCCAATCAATTAGGTGACTATTTTTACAAAGAGGCACGGAGTGGTGAGGGCTGAGGAAGATGCAGAAAGTACATATGGAAGTATAGATTTGGTGTCCTCAATCATCCAACGGAAGCTGAGGAAGATAAAGGAAAAGGAGTCGGACCATGGTCGGCACATGAAGGGCTTCAACAGGTTGAAGGTTAGAGAGCCTGTGGAGCCGGTACCACTGGATGAAGAAGAGATATCTgcagaagaggaggaagaaacAATTGATGAGGTTGGTAGTTGATATTTGATAAATAACCTTCAATTGCATTTTGGATTTGGTTTTTGCATGCATATTTACATGAGTTCatgaattccaaaaaaaaaGTTTACGATCTTGTTCAAAACACAGGAGGAAAAACCTAATATTAGGCCATTGTATATAACATGTTATAGGATTACAAATGAGAATTGTTTTGGAAGTGGAAATAGATTTGATAGGTGTTCTATTATGACTTATGAGTAATTCAAACCTTTCAAGCATATTGAAATACTCCTAGTTTTTCTGTTGGTAGATAGCTTTACTCATGTTGTGAACTTGACTTGTAGGTTGTCCGCACAAAATACTTTGACATGCCTCCGTTGACTGTGGCAGAAGCAATTGAACAACTCGAAAATGTTGATCATGACTTCTATGCTTTCCGAAATGAAGAAACTGGTGAGCAATTAGTGTCTAGCTCTCTGTTTTTGTGTGGCTTTGTTTCTTACTTTGCCatatttttgttggtttttcTCCTATTTTCAATACATTTTGTTATCATGGTAACTAACTTTATTCCCTATGCTGCTTCAGGGGAGATTAATATTGTatacaaaagaaaagaaggaggTTATGGAGTCATTATTCCCAAAGGAGATGGTGAAGCACAGAAATTGGAGCCTTTAGTGATTGAACAAGCTAGAGAACACTCCCTGAAAGAAtgaaaggaattcaaaaagaaacCGTGTATGTAAGAAGGCAAGAGCTTGTACATGATTAGCGGATACTAATGGTAGCTTCTGCGTGGCCGAAGTGCACAGGGAACTTCATTGATGGCTTTGGTGTTACAAGTGTAAAACAAACTTTTCGATTTTAAAATGGAAGAGATGAATCACAGTTTTGACTGCACATAATGTCCAGATTCCAGAATAAAAACAATTTCCTCCGATAATGCCTCCTTTTTCTGTCATCATCCGTTTTGTGTTGGTCCATGTTTGTTTCTATTGTACAACATAGGGTGTTCATGATGTTTTTGCTTCATTCAATAAGATTTTGACGATAGTTTATAAGGTAAAAAGTCGGCTAGAATCCAAGTGATAGGGACAGAAATACAGAATCAAACAAAAACTTTCCTAGTTAATCAAGCAAGCAGTGTGCTGATTTCATTCGGGTAACCGGAGCTTTATTGCTAGTGGATGGCATGAATAAGTGAGCATTAGATAGACGCATATTAAAAAAGAAACCGAATAATTGAGCACGCCGACAAGAAAAACCAGAGTTCTTGATGCATTTCTTTGAAAAGTACTACATAGTGACTTACTGCATTTCTTGACAGTAGTTGAAACACATGGATGCAGTAGCAttgttgaaaaaaaatgatCGACAAATGTGGATTGACACTTGACAAAGTTGAGCAATTCTTCACTAGTTCAAATAAGAGGGAGTGATGGAATATTACAATTAAAGCCAACCTGAGCACCAAGCGCAGGAATCACAAAATCGTAATCATCACAAGAGTATATGCAGAGTGagataatatacatatatattgcAACTCTTGAAACATAAAGCTAGCTTGATGAACTGCAAAAACAACCGTCGAAAGTAAAACTTGTAAAATCCTAATACATATGGAGATTAAAAGTAAGGAAATGCTTACTAATATACTAAACTTTATAAACAAAAAACACCGAGAATAGTCAAGTACTAGAGAAGTCCAAGTACAAGTGCTGGTTGAGTCTTACAGAACAGAAGAAACAGCAAAAACACCATCTTGCCTCCTTGATTTCATATCCACCAACTTATCTCCCTCAACAACCTTGAAAGGATCCAACATAATAGAATCCATATTCAGCTTTGGAAATCCCAATTGGACCTGATCAACAGCATTTTGAAACGACACTCTCACAGATTTCTTCCATTCCCTCATAAGACACAATTCAGTATACTCAGACTCCTTCTTTACCCTCTCAAGCTCCCCCAAACACTTAGCAACCTCCCTCTCCGCCTTCTCCAGCTTAGTCACCACCCTGCATAGTTGCCTCTCCTTCTTTTCCAGCTCCTCTACCAAGAACTCAGTAGCGGCTGCTATTCTCAGTGCATTCGCCTTCACGAAATGTCCAACTTCCGTGTGGCCGGTGTGGCGGAGCTTGTCCTGGTCAGGGCTAGAGAACAAGTGATGCCGAATGTGATGGTCGAAATCAAAGCGGCGATCCCACAGGGAGAGGACCCTTCCTTCTCCTTCAAAATCTTGCAGATGCTGCATATCAATATCTGCAACAATGTTCTGTTCGTGAAACAAAGGAGGAGGAGTAAGAGGAGCAGCACTGTTCTCCACAGAAACCTtttgcttcttcttcatcttctccgcTGCTCTTTCTCTTGTGAGTACTTCCTCCTTCCTCTTCGGTTTCTTCTTCACTTCCTCagcttcttcctcttcctcttccgaCTCTGACTCCTCAGCTATACAATCAGATCAACAGAATAATatgaacaagaaagtaaatacaAATATTGAAAATAAGATTATGAAAATGCAGTTACCATTAATGAGAGAGGAACAAGAGAATGGAGCTTTCAGCTTCTGGAACTTTGTGACCAAAGCTTTATCAGAATCAGAGAGACTCCAAAACACAGGCGAATCTGGAAACTTCACGAACTCAgaccaacaaagaggaaacTTTGGGTTCTTGTTCTGATCCATGAAGAAAGGAACAGAGCTACCATCACCACCACTCCCCTTGACTTTGAAGAAATTGTTTTTGAAGCGGAAGCACCTCAAATCCAAAGACAGAAGCTTATGTAAACCTGGACGAGCATGAATATGAAGCCATGCACCTTTCTTCTTCTCCACCAACtgaaagaagtagaagaaagtgGGAACAGTAGGGGTGAGTTTGTGAAACTGGCATAGGAGTTCGAAGCACCGAACGAAGACCCAACCGTGAGGGTGAAGCTGTGTAGGAGCTGCGTCAATCTTGTTGAGGATACTCATATGGAAATCGGAGAAAGGAAGAGGTAGCATCAAATCAGTGAAAAGCGCCTTGTACACGAAGAAGAACCGTTCTTGTTCTTCTTCACCTGAACCGTAACAAACACGGTCAAGGTCGGTGCAGTGTCCGAATGATACACTTGCATGATTTGGTTGGAGGAGTTTGGTGGGGGTGAGATTGGCGATGTTGATGTCTGACTTGGTATTCAaaacttcagggtcaacccagTTCCAGGTGCTACCGCTACCACCACCGTTGGAACATTTCTGGTTGGTTTTCGTCATCCTGAAACAGAAAAGTGAGAAGAGAAATTAACAGCATTACCATGCAGCCATGGACACTAATGAAGTGATACTGAGACATACCTGATAAAACTGAGAAGACAAAGTTGCAGAATGTAGTTCAAGCGTCCAACCAAGAGTAGTGATAAATGagacattaattaatttaattaacaatTAAATGAGCCACTTAGATAAAgaagattaaaatttttttttaaatatttttaattatttaaaatttaatatctataattgattaaattatattatttttattaaaattaaatcagATAAATTGATTTGACAAAAAAATcgataaattatattttaaattaatttaaattaatatttttttataaaaagtaattataatatttctattataaaaaattactaaaatattcttttatatatatatatatatatatatatatattaaaaatcctaaattctaattctttttttttctgtgtCGCTATAGgattagaatttaaatttttaaaattaaaaaaaatataataaacatattttaattattttttataataagattattgtagtcattttttgtaaaaaagaatattaatttaaatcggTTCAAAGTTTAGTTTATTGATTTTTCGAccaaatcaatttatttgatctaattttgacaaaaataatatagtttaatcaattatagatattagattttagttaataacaaatatatttaaaaaaaaagacgttttaagcATCTTTATGGGAGTGTCTCCCTAAAATTAAATTGGTTAAAATTactcattaaaattaattttttttatcaaaaataaagatattcgAATCGGCATAGAAAaatgatgtcatttaagttataatttattgactaCTAAAATCActtactaaaatataaaatatatatttatatataaatacatgataattaattttaataattaattttaatatataaataatatttttaaaataaaatacatttttaaGGAAAATATTTAAATGACACTCTTCATAAATTAATTTGTAAATGaatttaaaaatgataaaatactGAAAAATGGATGAATAAAGTGTTATGCACAAATGTGGAACTGCCAGTGTCAGAAGTCACAAAACGTAACCTGCCTTTTGTGTGGGACGAAAATCAAGAAAATGTTGCATCTTGCAAAACGCAACCTGCGATTCGCAGGGCAGGACAACCAATTTTCGAAACGTGCCAAGTGTCCCTTGCATACAGACAAGAACAGTTGTTGATCAGTCTTGGAGAAGGCAAAACGCAGGTTGCATTTGTTAGCCGTACAGGGCAAATCGCAGGTTGCGATTGGCAGCCTCCCTAGCTACATGCTTGACGTGTGTAATAGAAGGGTGAATCCGCTTATAAAACCAAAACGTAGGTTCTTGTAAGGGTGAAAAAACGTTAGTAAAAAAGAGTGAAAAACGAGAATGAGGAAGCAAGAGTGACAAAAGGTTATTGAAGGAGAAAGAGTGAAGAAGCAAAtgtgaaagaagaagaaatatacCATGAAGGGTTAGGGtttgagagagaaaaaaaaaatgattcgTAATTTTAgcaaaccaaaatatatttatttctattttatatatttgtgttttaactagtaattttattattattattattattattattattattattggttc
This sequence is a window from Arachis stenosperma cultivar V10309 chromosome 10, arast.V10309.gnm1.PFL2, whole genome shotgun sequence. Protein-coding genes within it:
- the LOC130954584 gene encoding ribosome-binding factor PSRP1, chloroplastic, producing the protein MAAPPLYFHATLCTSPSPSSGRSSTLSLLSRPHFNSSSTKLKTFFPLKHAANATSTTRGGSLSVRMTWDGPLSSVKLIIQGKNLELTDAVKQHVEEKLGKAVQKHSHLVREVDVRLSIRGGGEFGRGPRTRRCEVTIFTKRHGVVRAEEDAESTYGSIDLVSSIIQRKLRKIKEKESDHGRHMKGFNRLKVREPVEPVPLDEEEISAEEEEETIDEVVRTKYFDMPPLTVAEAIEQLENVDHDFYAFRNEETGEINIVYKRKEGGYGVIIPKGDGEAQKLEPLVIEQAREHSLKE